The genomic region TGGGCTGCGCAGCAACAAGGAACGGCACGCTGGGCCCTGCCCTGCACCTTTGTCGGCACCATGCTGATCGGTGGCCTGCTCGGTTTCGAAGGCCTGCAACTGCCGGCCCTGGAAAGTGGCATCGCGGCCTCGGTACTGGCGCTCGGCCTCGCCGTGGCGTTGGCGGTACGCCCCCCCGTGAGCCTGGCGATGGCCGCGACGGCACTGTTTGCGCTGTTCCATGGCGTGGCCCATGGCCTGGAACTGCCGGATATGTCCAGCCCCTGGGCCTATGCCGCTGGTTTCGTATTGGCAACCGCAACCCTGCACGCCCTGGGCTATGCGCTGGTGCGGGTGTTGCCGCAGGCGGCAGCGCCGCTGGTACGCCTGGCCGGGGCAGCGTCGGCGGCGACCGGCGTATGGTTGCTGGCGGGCTGAGCTCAGGGTGACCTGACTGGCCCCTTCGCGGGCAAGCCCGGCTCCTGCAGGATCTCTGTCGAACGCGGACCCGCGTCACACCATGCCCTGTAGGAGCAGGGCTTGCCCGCGAATGAAGCAACCCAATCGCTAGTGGCAAACATACTTGTCCGCTCCACCATACCGATCCAGCACAAACCACGTATCTGACACGACGACAAATCGCCTGCTACCATGTGGCGCAAACTCCTGTCCGACGACTCCTGCCGATGCCTGATGTTTCCAGCTCTGCCGCCACTCCCGAATTGAAGCGTCTGTTCGCCACCGTGCAACAGCACTTTCGCCAGGTGATCGTGCCCCTGTGGCAAGGCCCCGGCTGGAATGCCGAGCTGGCACTGCCTTATGAGGCGCTGGACGCGGAGCATCGTCCGCTGCCGCCGCAACGCTATCGCGCCATGGCCTGCGCCCGGCAGCTGTACCTGTTCGCCAGTCTGATCGGCGATGATGCCTTTCCCGACGCGAGTACCCGCGCCGCCGCGCTGTTCCGTTCGCTGCAAAGGCATTTCCACGATGCCGAACACGGCGGCTGGTTCTACAGCATCGACCCGCAGGGTGCACCGCTGGACACCCGCAAGGACCTCTATACCCACGCGTTCATCCTGTTCGCCTGCGCCCACTATTGGGCCAAGGTCCGTGAACCGCTGGTGGAATCGGTGCTCAATGCGGCCCTGGAGGTCATCGCCGCACGCTTCGCCACTGGCGACGGCCTGTACGAGGCGAGCCTGGCACGCGACTGGTCGTCGCTGGGCAGCGGCCCCCTGCAGAATCCGCTGATGCACCTGGCCGAAGCCTTCCTGGCAACGCTGTCGGCCCGCGAAGATGGCGCAGTACAACGCGACCTACTGGCACTGACCGCAGCCCTGCAGAAACGCTTTATCGACCGCCAGCACGGCGTGATGCTGGAAAAACCGCTGGGCACTGTGGATAACTGGTTCGAGCCGGGTCATCAATTCGAATGGCTGTTCCTGCTCGAGTCCTCCCCCGTGTTGCGCGGGAGCGCTCTGCATCAGTCAATGCAGCGGGCTTTCGAGTATGCCGAGCGGACCGGTGTCGACCCGCACAGCGGCGCCGTCAGCGCGATGCTGAACATCGATGGGACGTCGAACGACACCACCCAGCGGATCTGGGCCCAGGCCGAATACCTGCGGGCGCTGACCCTGCGTGTGGATAACTCGGCGCGCCTGCAGCGTCAACTTCAGGTCCTGCACACCCACTTCATGCACAAAGGCGGCTGGCATGAATGCCTGGATGCCAACGCATTGGTCAGCCGCATGGATATGCCGTCAACCACGCCTTATCACCTGGCGACCTGCCTTTACGGCCTGGCCGACTACCTGCGTTGACCCGCCTCCTCTTGTGAGCCCACTCGCTTTGGTGAGCGGGCTCACCCGCGCTGGGCTGCAAGGCCGCCCCAAAGCCTTCGAACTCGTTACTCCGGATGTATGTACCCCGGCGGCTGGTTTCAGGGCCGTTTCACGGCCCGACGCGGGCAAGCCCGCTCACCACAAACGAGTCTCAGGCCTTGTTGCGCTCGATCGCGAACCCGGCCCAGGTCTGGCTCACCGGCATCAGTTCCAGGCTGTTGATATTGACGTGGGCCGGCGTGTTCATCACCCAGAAGATGGTATCGGCAATGTCCTGTGGCTGGATCGGCTCGGCGCCGGCATAGGTCGCGTCATAGCGTGCCTGGTCGCCGCCGAAACGCACCAGCGAGAACTCGCTTTCGCACAGGCCCGGCTCGATGTTGCTCACCCGCACGCCCGTGCCTTGCAGGTCGCAACGCAGGTTCAGCGAGAACTGTTTGACGAACGCCTTGCTCGCGCCATACACATGGCTGCCCGGATACGGGTAATTACCGGCAATCGAGCCAAGGTTGATGATGCTGGCACCCCGCCCGTGGGCGATCAGGCGCGGCAGCAGCAGGCGGGTGCTGTACATCAGGCCCTTGATGTTGGTGTCGACCATGGTGTCCCAATCGTCCAGGTCACACTTGGGCGCCGGGTCGACACCCAGGGCCAGCCCGGCGTTGTTGATCAGCCCGCGCAGCGTGGCAAAGCTCGGCGGCAGGTTGGCGATAGCGGTTTCCATGGCCTTGCGGTCACGTACGTCGAGCACCAGGCCATGCACTTCGGTCTGCTTGGAAAGCTCGGCGCAGAGGGCATTCAGACGCTCTTCGCGACGCCCGGTCAGTACCAGTTTCCAACCCGCCTCGGCAAAACGGCGGGCACACGCCTCGCCAAAACCGGAAGTGGCGCCCGTGATAAACAACGTGGATGTCATCATGTTCTCCTTGCTCGGCTCGGTTACAGCCTGAAATAAAGTCCCAGCATGCCCGGCCCGGGGAAGGCCAGCAACTGCGTAGCGCGTTTCAGGGCCGGACTGTACAAAAAACGTTCAAAAAGCGGCAGCCCAGATAATCCGTGACCTGGAGCCCGATGTACGCACCTTATCCACAGTCCCGTCCACAATCTCTGGGGGCAACTCGAAAAGCCTCAGGCCTCTATCTACAAGGCCTGCAGCCCTTTTTTGAAAGTTTTTCGCTTGACCGCAGACAAGCCCATGTGCAGCGATGGAACACCCGTACCAGCAAGGGGATTTCCGCAGGGTGGCTTCAAGCCAGTAGTTACGCCGCTCACGGCAGTCTTTCCAGAGTTTGCCCACAGAGTTATCCACAGGCTATTCCAAGCATCTACAGGCCATCAGCCGCGCTCATAAAGCTGTTGACAAATGCAGCAAGAGCTTGCCAAAAATCGACTGATCAAAAAACACTCAAACCCTTGAAGACCACGAATTACAAGGCCTCCAGCCAGATACTCCCACGTTACCCACAGCCGATTCCACAGCAAACGGGGACAAGTCAAAACTGTGACAAAACAACTGTTTGCAGCGGTTTCATGTCGCACCCTGCGAAGTTTCCAATTGCGTTTTCCACAATTTCATTTTCGTATTGTGGATAGACAAAACGCCCCGGACCGAAAGGTCGCGGGGCGCTCCTGTGGATACCGTCTCGCGACTCAGTGTCCGCCCAGATAAGCGTTGCGCACCTCCTCGTCGGCCAACAGTTCCTTGCCGCTGCCACTGAGGCGGATCTGCCCGTTGACCATCACATAGGCCCGGTCCGACAGTTTGAGCGCATGGTTGGCGTTCTGTTCGACCAGGAAGATGGTCATCCCCGAGGCCGCCAGTTCGCGCAGGGTGGCGAAGATCTGTTTCACCACGATCGGCGCCAGCCCCAGGCTCGGCTCATCGAGCAGCAACAGTCTGGGTCGGCTCATCAATGCCCGGGCGATGGCGAGCATCTGCTGCTCGCCACCGGACATGGTCATGGCCCGCTGGTTGCGTCGCTCCTTGAGCCGGGGAAACAACTCGAACATGCGTTGCATGTCCTCGCTGGCGAACTGGTCACCAATGGGGATAGTGCCCATCAGCAGGTTCTCTTCCACAGTCATGTCGGGAAATACCCGCCGCCCTTCCGGCGACTGGGCGATGCCGTTGGACGCAATGTAGTGGGACGACTTGTGGGTAATGTCGACGCCCCGGTAGAGAATCTGCCCGGCCGCCGCCCGCGGCTGACCGAAGATCGACATCAGCAGCGTCGACTTGCCGGCCCCGTTGGAGCCGATCAGGCTGACGGTTTCGCCTTCGTTGATATGCAGCGAGACCTGTTTCAGGGCCTGGATCGGCCCGTAGTACACATCCAGGTTCTTCAGTTCGAGGATAGCCTGACTCATACCAGTTCCTCTTCATCCGCACCCAGGTAGGCGGCGATCACTTTCGGGTCGTTGCGGATCGCTTCGGGCCCGCCCTGGGCGATCACGTTGCCGTGGTCCAACACCACGATGTGGTCGGAAATACTCATCACCATGCCCATGTCGTGTTCGATCAGCACCACGGTCAGGTCATGCTCGTCGCGCAGCAGCCGGATCATCGCGCTCAGCGCTTCGGTTTCCTGAGGGTTGAGGCCGGCCGCCGGTTCGTCGAGACAGATGACCTGCGGCCGCGTGCACATGGCCCGGGCAATTTCCAGGCGGCGCTGCTGGCCATAGGAAAGCTCACCGGCCAGGCGATTGGCGCAGTCCACCAGGTCGACCACCTCCAGCCAGTAGAACGCCGTGTCCAGCGCGTCGCTCTCGGCCTGGCGATAACCCCGGGTATTGAGGATACCGGCCAGCAGATTGCGATTGACCCACATGTGCTGGGCCACCAACAGGTTCTCCAGCACCGACATTTCCTTGAACAGGCGAATGTTCTGGAAAGTGCGCGCCAACCCCGCCCGATTGACCAGGTGAGTGCCGCCGAACATCTTGTAGTACAGCCGGCTGACGAAGTGCTTCGGTGAAACGAAGTCGCTGGCACGGAACGACTCGCCCAGCAGTTGGATGACATTGGTCACCCGTCCCCGGGTATTGAGTTCGATGCGCCCGCCGGAAGCCTTGTAGAAACCGGTGAGGCAGTTGAACACGGTGGTCTTGCCGGCGCCGTTGGGGCCGATCAGGGCAAAAATCGAGTTGCGTTTGACTTGCAGACTGACGTCACTGAGGGCCTTGATACCGCCAAAGTGCATCATCAATTTCTCGACCGAGAGAATGATTTCGTCGTTCATTGCGCGGCTCCTTCGTGCAAGGCACCCTTACGTGGGGCAACCCCGGTGCGGCTGATACGGATCAGGCCACGGGGGCGCCAGATCATCATCAACACCATCAACACACCGAACAACAGCACCCGGTACTCGGCGAAACTGCGCAGCAACTCCGGCGCGACGGTCAGCACGAACGCGGCGATGACCACACCAATGGTCGAGCCCATGCCGCCCAGCACGACGATGGCGAGGATCAGCGCCGACTCGAAGAAGGTGAACGAGGTCGGGTTGACGAAGCCCTGGTAGGTGGCAAAGAACAC from Pseudomonas asplenii harbors:
- a CDS encoding ABC transporter ATP-binding protein, which produces MNDEIILSVEKLMMHFGGIKALSDVSLQVKRNSIFALIGPNGAGKTTVFNCLTGFYKASGGRIELNTRGRVTNVIQLLGESFRASDFVSPKHFVSRLYYKMFGGTHLVNRAGLARTFQNIRLFKEMSVLENLLVAQHMWVNRNLLAGILNTRGYRQAESDALDTAFYWLEVVDLVDCANRLAGELSYGQQRRLEIARAMCTRPQVICLDEPAAGLNPQETEALSAMIRLLRDEHDLTVVLIEHDMGMVMSISDHIVVLDHGNVIAQGGPEAIRNDPKVIAAYLGADEEELV
- a CDS encoding ABC transporter ATP-binding protein, which codes for MSQAILELKNLDVYYGPIQALKQVSLHINEGETVSLIGSNGAGKSTLLMSIFGQPRAAAGQILYRGVDITHKSSHYIASNGIAQSPEGRRVFPDMTVEENLLMGTIPIGDQFASEDMQRMFELFPRLKERRNQRAMTMSGGEQQMLAIARALMSRPRLLLLDEPSLGLAPIVVKQIFATLRELAASGMTIFLVEQNANHALKLSDRAYVMVNGQIRLSGSGKELLADEEVRNAYLGGH
- a CDS encoding AGE family epimerase/isomerase — encoded protein: MPDVSSSAATPELKRLFATVQQHFRQVIVPLWQGPGWNAELALPYEALDAEHRPLPPQRYRAMACARQLYLFASLIGDDAFPDASTRAAALFRSLQRHFHDAEHGGWFYSIDPQGAPLDTRKDLYTHAFILFACAHYWAKVREPLVESVLNAALEVIAARFATGDGLYEASLARDWSSLGSGPLQNPLMHLAEAFLATLSAREDGAVQRDLLALTAALQKRFIDRQHGVMLEKPLGTVDNWFEPGHQFEWLFLLESSPVLRGSALHQSMQRAFEYAERTGVDPHSGAVSAMLNIDGTSNDTTQRIWAQAEYLRALTLRVDNSARLQRQLQVLHTHFMHKGGWHECLDANALVSRMDMPSTTPYHLATCLYGLADYLR
- a CDS encoding HupE/UreJ family protein; this translates as MSLKKIFTVLTLLLAPAMAFAHPGHGDSGLVAGISHPIGGIDHLLAMLAVGLWAAQQQGTARWALPCTFVGTMLIGGLLGFEGLQLPALESGIAASVLALGLAVALAVRPPVSLAMAATALFALFHGVAHGLELPDMSSPWAYAAGFVLATATLHALGYALVRVLPQAAAPLVRLAGAASAATGVWLLAG
- a CDS encoding SDR family oxidoreductase, with the translated sequence MTSTLFITGATSGFGEACARRFAEAGWKLVLTGRREERLNALCAELSKQTEVHGLVLDVRDRKAMETAIANLPPSFATLRGLINNAGLALGVDPAPKCDLDDWDTMVDTNIKGLMYSTRLLLPRLIAHGRGASIINLGSIAGNYPYPGSHVYGASKAFVKQFSLNLRCDLQGTGVRVSNIEPGLCESEFSLVRFGGDQARYDATYAGAEPIQPQDIADTIFWVMNTPAHVNINSLELMPVSQTWAGFAIERNKA